Proteins encoded by one window of Vibrio panuliri:
- the rsuA gene encoding 16S rRNA pseudouridine(516) synthase RsuA: MRLDKFLCDALGATRKEATKIIKSGDVTVNDEVVKSGAIKVTETCVVEWQGREIQKQGPRYIMLYKPDGFVCSHEDGFNHTAFVLLDEVKMEDLHFAGRLDVDTTGLVLITDDGQWSHRITSPKHKCAKTYRVWLADAIGDDYAEKLAQGIELRNEKEATLPASMEIVDASNNELLLTITEGKYHQVKRMFAALGNKVDQLHRERIGNIVLDDALEPGEYRYLTQEEVDSVWS, from the coding sequence GTGCGTTTAGATAAGTTTCTTTGTGACGCGCTCGGAGCAACGCGCAAAGAAGCGACGAAAATCATCAAAAGCGGTGATGTCACCGTCAACGATGAAGTTGTTAAAAGTGGCGCAATTAAAGTGACAGAGACATGTGTCGTTGAATGGCAGGGGCGTGAAATTCAAAAACAAGGCCCACGTTACATCATGTTGTACAAGCCAGATGGTTTCGTTTGCTCACATGAAGACGGTTTTAACCACACTGCATTTGTGTTGCTTGATGAAGTGAAGATGGAAGATTTGCATTTTGCTGGTCGTCTAGATGTGGATACCACAGGTTTAGTTCTGATCACGGATGATGGTCAATGGTCGCACCGAATTACCTCACCAAAACATAAATGCGCAAAAACATACCGCGTTTGGCTTGCTGATGCGATCGGCGATGACTACGCCGAGAAACTGGCACAAGGTATTGAACTGCGTAATGAAAAAGAAGCCACGTTGCCGGCGAGCATGGAAATTGTCGATGCGTCGAACAACGAACTTCTGTTGACGATAACGGAAGGTAAGTACCATCAAGTTAAGCGTATGTTCGCTGCCCTCGGCAACAAAGTGGACCAGCTTCATCGTGAACGAATTGGCAATATTGTATTGGATGATGCACTAGAGCCTGGCGAATATCGCTATCTCACACAAGAAGAAGTGGATTCTGTGTGGTCATAA
- a CDS encoding YnfA family protein, with protein MLELKTIGLFLVTALAEILGCYLPYLWLREDKSVWLLLPAAFFLALFAWLLSLHPTAAGRVYAAYGGVYIFVAIIWLWAVDGIRPTGWDILGVSVAMLGMAIIMFAPRGA; from the coding sequence TTGCTAGAATTAAAGACAATAGGATTATTTTTGGTCACTGCGCTGGCAGAAATTTTGGGGTGTTACTTACCTTATCTCTGGTTGAGAGAAGATAAATCAGTATGGCTGTTATTGCCGGCTGCTTTTTTCTTGGCACTTTTTGCTTGGTTACTATCCCTTCACCCTACGGCTGCTGGTAGAGTTTACGCCGCTTATGGGGGCGTTTATATATTTGTTGCAATAATTTGGTTGTGGGCAGTTGATGGTATTCGTCCTACCGGTTGGGACATCTTAGGTGTTTCGGTGGCGATGTTAGGTATGGCTATTATTATGTTTGCGCCTCGCGGAGCTTAA
- a CDS encoding helix-turn-helix domain-containing protein, with translation MKGKLERVPQRVGASWRYRKIVESSKSYGWHRHEEYEIAIHRHFSGSCFVGNCLTDVTHNHMVLIGTGLPHAIYSNPSISEKRCETHVIWFRKRWIETMIEHCEELKPLRVLLEDASRGVQFSHQTAEKVVNLLDGVCDCSPPLQLARLMAVFALMLEDSNAVRLMNPYSAQPISESNRNAHLEKIDQYLLSQFDQAISTQTLADYLYLSESSVRRIFAQHFKESFSQRLQKIRINVACDLLANTDLPVGLIIERVGYDNQANFNRQFKRYKLTTPRAYRQSMTRQR, from the coding sequence ATGAAGGGAAAGTTAGAAAGAGTTCCACAACGAGTCGGGGCTTCATGGCGCTACAGAAAAATTGTTGAGTCGAGTAAGAGTTATGGTTGGCATCGACATGAAGAGTATGAGATCGCCATTCATCGCCATTTTTCAGGTAGCTGTTTTGTCGGTAATTGCCTGACGGACGTCACTCATAACCATATGGTGTTGATTGGTACAGGGTTGCCTCATGCCATTTATTCCAACCCGTCTATATCAGAGAAACGATGTGAAACCCATGTGATTTGGTTCCGCAAGCGATGGATCGAGACAATGATTGAACATTGTGAGGAACTTAAGCCGTTACGAGTGTTGCTTGAAGATGCCAGTCGAGGCGTGCAGTTTTCGCACCAGACGGCTGAAAAAGTCGTTAACTTGCTTGATGGGGTTTGTGATTGTTCGCCACCCTTGCAACTGGCGCGTTTAATGGCGGTGTTTGCACTCATGTTGGAGGACAGCAATGCGGTTCGCTTAATGAACCCGTATTCCGCTCAACCGATAAGCGAAAGTAACAGAAATGCTCATCTTGAGAAAATAGATCAATATTTACTCAGCCAGTTTGATCAAGCGATTTCAACTCAGACACTCGCCGACTACCTTTATTTAAGTGAAAGTAGTGTTCGACGGATATTTGCCCAGCATTTCAAAGAGAGTTTTAGCCAGCGTTTGCAGAAGATTCGCATTAATGTTGCGTGTGATTTGCTTGCTAATACAGATTTGCCGGTGGGTTTGATCATTGAGAGAGTGGGTTACGATAATCAAGCCAACTTTAACCGCCAGTTTAAGCGGTACAAGTTGACTACGCCTCGCGCATATCGTCAATCGATGACAAGACAACGTTAG
- a CDS encoding ABC transporter ATP-binding protein, which yields MLRLTDLCKGYVDGGEFHPVLQGAELTLSQGQQIALMGESGSGKSTLLNLIAGLDTVDSGEVEFPHFLMSQETESNRTAYRRNNIGLIFQQFNLLPTLNIADNIRFCRQLKGLPEDQGLWRQILSALDLMPLLGRYPEEVSGGQQQRAAIARALYMEPKLLLADEPTGSLDERNAEAVMRLLTSLTRQLECTLLLVTHSEKVAHHMEGRIRLQGGQLHVMARS from the coding sequence ATGTTACGACTAACAGACCTATGTAAAGGCTATGTAGATGGTGGTGAATTTCACCCGGTTTTACAAGGTGCTGAGTTAACATTATCGCAAGGTCAGCAAATCGCATTAATGGGTGAGAGTGGTTCTGGTAAAAGTACACTGCTTAACCTGATTGCGGGACTAGACACCGTCGACTCCGGAGAAGTGGAGTTTCCTCATTTTTTAATGAGCCAAGAGACTGAAAGTAACCGAACCGCTTACCGTCGTAACAACATTGGTCTTATTTTCCAGCAGTTCAACCTTTTGCCTACCCTCAATATTGCCGATAACATCCGTTTTTGCCGCCAGTTAAAAGGTCTTCCTGAAGACCAAGGCTTATGGCGCCAGATTCTATCTGCGCTTGACTTGATGCCACTGTTAGGAAGATACCCAGAAGAAGTTTCCGGCGGGCAGCAACAGCGCGCTGCGATTGCTCGCGCATTGTATATGGAACCAAAGCTGCTGCTTGCGGATGAGCCGACGGGAAGTCTCGATGAGCGTAATGCTGAGGCTGTGATGCGTCTACTGACATCTTTGACCCGTCAACTTGAATGCACATTGTTGTTAGTGACTCACAGTGAAAAAGTCGCGCATCATATGGAAGGGCGCATCCGCCTTCAAGGAGGGCAATTGCATGTTATGGCCCGTAGTTAA
- a CDS encoding Bcr/CflA family multidrug efflux MFS transporter: MSNTATQHASAPQISFLLFLVLGAIGALTPLAIDMYLPAMPTIARDLGVGAGDVQFTLTAYTAGFALGQLIHGPLADSFGRRPVLLLGVLFFGLAAVVSATTTGIDALTWVRTAQGFAGAAAAVIIQAVVRDMFDREDFARAMSFVTLVITIAPLIAPMIGGYLAIWFGWRSIFWVLAIFAAIVILLVLWKIPETLTEEKRQPLRLATTLRNYMRLCRNPVGMGLVLSGAFSFAGMFAFLTAGSFVYIDIYGVRPDHFGYLFGLNIIAMIIMTSINGRMVKKVGSHAMLRFGLWVQLAAGIGLFTAWSLDFGLWGIVLFVVLYIGTLSTIGSNAMALLLSGYPTMAGTASSLAGTLRFGIGSIIGAIVAALPNGVAWPMILVMTACSVLSAAFYWLYGRKA, translated from the coding sequence ATGTCTAACACTGCAACACAACATGCCAGTGCCCCACAAATTAGTTTTCTTTTATTCCTTGTCTTGGGGGCGATTGGCGCATTAACGCCATTAGCGATTGATATGTATCTACCCGCGATGCCAACGATTGCACGCGATTTAGGGGTAGGTGCGGGTGACGTGCAGTTTACTTTAACTGCGTACACCGCCGGTTTTGCATTGGGTCAGTTGATCCATGGCCCGCTAGCAGACAGTTTTGGTCGCAGACCAGTGCTGTTACTGGGTGTGCTGTTTTTTGGCTTAGCTGCTGTCGTCAGTGCGACCACCACAGGGATTGATGCACTGACTTGGGTGCGTACTGCGCAGGGTTTTGCTGGTGCAGCGGCGGCTGTTATTATTCAAGCGGTTGTTCGTGACATGTTTGACCGTGAAGATTTTGCCCGTGCGATGTCTTTTGTTACTTTGGTCATTACCATTGCACCACTGATTGCGCCGATGATTGGCGGTTACTTGGCAATATGGTTTGGCTGGCGTTCAATTTTTTGGGTGTTGGCTATCTTTGCGGCGATCGTCATTTTACTCGTGTTATGGAAAATCCCAGAAACCTTAACCGAAGAGAAGCGACAACCACTCCGTTTGGCAACGACCTTGCGAAACTACATGCGGTTATGTCGTAATCCAGTAGGGATGGGGCTCGTACTTTCAGGGGCATTCTCATTCGCAGGGATGTTTGCTTTCTTGACCGCGGGTTCATTTGTTTATATCGATATTTATGGTGTGCGCCCCGATCACTTTGGCTATCTGTTTGGCTTGAACATTATCGCGATGATCATCATGACGAGTATTAACGGTCGTATGGTGAAGAAGGTGGGCTCGCATGCCATGTTGCGTTTTGGCTTATGGGTGCAACTGGCTGCCGGTATCGGTCTATTTACCGCATGGTCTCTAGATTTTGGGCTGTGGGGTATCGTTTTATTTGTGGTGTTGTACATCGGTACATTGTCGACCATCGGCAGTAACGCAATGGCTCTACTGCTAAGTGGTTACCCAACGATGGCTGGTACCGCTTCTTCATTGGCGGGTACGCTGCGTTTTGGTATTGGCTCTATCATCGGCGCCATCGTTGCCGCATTGCCAAATGGCGTTGCTTGGCCGATGATTTTAGTCATGACGGCATGCTCTGTTTTGTCTGCCGCGTTTTATTGGTTATACGGAAGAAAGGCTTAA
- a CDS encoding MATE family efflux transporter, which yields MLLSQVISHTRGDFVRRLISIALPITLQSIMFSSRSLVDVLMLGQLGEAEIAAVGVAARATFVTTIMLVGVTTGGAMLTAQYWGAANKQGVRESTALTWFMATIFALLSVLLFLIFPSEIMGLTTDSELVMQLGSEYLVISSVTMLAVACVASMAVGLRAVHQPGLSTFFSGIGIASNIFLNWVLIFGKFGMPALGIKGAAIATVISGAIEVGCLYGYLHYKKHLLAFSLSDIAVTLKVDKVIRFLKLSMPTTLNFLAWAGGLFAYHAIMGQSGVQGLAALSVMTPVESISLALLIGMANASAVLIGNQIGAKKYDEAYYQAIGIMFLSVLAAIVVAILLFVCRNLVLDSFSALTPETRALTDKFIVVLSLGLILRCIPMMAIVGVLRAGGDVKFCLYQDIVAQWIIGIPLAAIAAIYWGWQPEAIYVLFLTEEVVKWGGSIYRVRSKKWLRNLIEN from the coding sequence ATGCTTTTGTCCCAAGTGATTTCCCATACCCGGGGTGACTTTGTTCGTCGCCTAATTTCCATCGCCCTGCCGATCACACTGCAAAGCATTATGTTTTCTAGCCGTAGCTTGGTTGATGTGCTTATGTTGGGACAGCTTGGTGAGGCTGAAATTGCCGCCGTAGGCGTCGCGGCGAGAGCAACGTTTGTGACTACGATTATGCTAGTTGGTGTCACCACGGGTGGGGCAATGCTAACCGCCCAGTACTGGGGCGCCGCAAATAAGCAAGGGGTGAGAGAAAGTACCGCGTTAACTTGGTTTATGGCGACCATCTTTGCGTTACTGAGTGTGTTGCTGTTCTTGATTTTTCCGAGTGAAATCATGGGGCTTACCACAGATTCTGAACTGGTTATGCAGCTAGGCAGCGAGTACTTGGTTATCTCGTCGGTTACCATGCTCGCGGTGGCATGTGTTGCCAGTATGGCGGTGGGACTGCGCGCGGTTCATCAACCTGGATTGAGTACATTCTTTAGCGGTATTGGTATCGCCTCGAACATTTTTCTTAACTGGGTGCTCATCTTTGGTAAGTTTGGTATGCCTGCACTGGGTATTAAAGGCGCCGCGATAGCAACGGTGATCAGTGGTGCTATTGAGGTGGGGTGCTTATATGGATACCTGCACTATAAAAAGCATCTATTGGCGTTTTCATTGTCAGATATTGCCGTCACACTCAAAGTAGATAAAGTGATTCGCTTCCTCAAACTCTCTATGCCGACAACGCTTAACTTTCTCGCATGGGCTGGTGGATTGTTTGCTTATCACGCCATCATGGGGCAATCAGGCGTACAAGGCTTGGCTGCGCTTTCGGTTATGACGCCGGTGGAATCGATTTCGCTGGCACTCTTAATTGGCATGGCGAATGCCTCAGCCGTGTTGATTGGCAATCAGATTGGTGCGAAAAAATATGACGAGGCGTATTACCAAGCCATTGGTATTATGTTTTTGAGTGTACTTGCGGCTATCGTTGTTGCGATTTTGCTATTTGTATGTCGAAACTTAGTACTGGATTCATTCAGTGCCTTAACACCAGAAACACGTGCGTTGACCGATAAATTTATCGTGGTACTCAGTTTAGGTTTAATTCTGCGTTGTATTCCCATGATGGCAATTGTTGGTGTGTTAAGAGCGGGTGGGGATGTTAAGTTCTGTCTCTATCAAGACATCGTTGCGCAGTGGATTATCGGAATTCCTTTAGCAGCAATAGCGGCTATCTATTGGGGATGGCAGCCTGAGGCGATTTATGTTCTGTTCCTAACCGAAGAAGTAGTGAAATGGGGTGGTTCAATTTATCGTGTTAGAAGTAAGAAATGGCTACGAAATTTGATTGAAAATTAG
- a CDS encoding DUF2913 family protein, whose protein sequence is MAQYTVEIQRLVNTALAEIHAEHQAKRLANAPVANNNFMIRWVTKALKGQRFHRCVVDDLTRWQKAGRTKGNDSNLMFTFERIAAFYRDFFPADQAARVIKDSEIDAFLDGMEQQDWEVTTSEELVGVGKVQIFTEGPNSLALCTEQCENCFDGEKLVKPMSWFVRGNHAMFVEAATKAGFMVHKVTDYKSNVKYHGEYLIYPENQGSQLAEIPISYQVAK, encoded by the coding sequence ATGGCTCAATATACAGTTGAAATTCAAAGGCTGGTTAATACTGCGTTAGCAGAGATTCACGCTGAACATCAAGCGAAGAGATTGGCGAATGCGCCAGTAGCGAACAACAATTTTATGATTCGCTGGGTAACAAAGGCGCTGAAAGGCCAACGTTTTCATCGTTGTGTCGTTGATGACCTGACCCGATGGCAAAAAGCAGGGCGTACTAAAGGTAATGACTCGAACTTGATGTTTACCTTTGAGCGAATTGCGGCGTTCTATCGAGATTTCTTTCCAGCTGATCAAGCTGCGAGAGTGATTAAAGATAGTGAAATTGATGCGTTTCTTGATGGGATGGAGCAACAAGACTGGGAAGTGACTACTTCGGAAGAGCTGGTGGGTGTGGGTAAGGTTCAGATTTTTACTGAAGGACCAAACTCGCTGGCACTGTGCACTGAACAGTGTGAGAATTGCTTTGATGGTGAAAAATTAGTGAAGCCAATGAGTTGGTTTGTTCGTGGCAATCACGCAATGTTTGTTGAAGCGGCGACTAAAGCTGGGTTTATGGTACATAAAGTGACTGACTATAAATCTAACGTGAAATACCATGGCGAATATTTGATCTACCCTGAGAACCAAGGCTCTCAACTAGCTGAAATCCCGATCAGCTATCAAGTCGCAAAATAG
- the rnk gene encoding nucleoside diphosphate kinase regulator gives MNIKPEITLSSLDVDRIYDLIESLPRNAASTDQLEAELERGVIVAPEQLPPNVVTMNSRVRFIIEATQKQFEMTLVYPKDMDTNGGKISILAPIGSALLGLSVGDTIQWPKPDGLNVDVTIQEITYQPEREGEYSL, from the coding sequence ATGAATATCAAACCCGAAATTACCCTTTCGTCACTTGATGTCGATAGGATTTACGACTTAATCGAGTCTTTGCCGCGCAATGCCGCTTCAACAGATCAGCTAGAAGCTGAGTTAGAGAGAGGGGTTATTGTTGCCCCAGAGCAATTACCACCAAATGTGGTCACAATGAACTCGCGGGTACGCTTTATCATTGAAGCAACCCAAAAGCAGTTTGAAATGACATTGGTGTATCCTAAAGACATGGATACTAATGGCGGTAAGATCTCAATTCTTGCTCCGATTGGCAGCGCACTACTTGGGTTGTCTGTTGGCGATACAATTCAGTGGCCTAAACCTGATGGCTTAAATGTTGATGTGACAATTCAAGAGATCACGTATCAACCTGAGCGTGAAGGGGAATACTCGCTCTAA
- a CDS encoding DUF2867 domain-containing protein, with product MKKVLVLGASGYIGSQLLPQLCAQGYDVTAAARQIDYLQARTLPHSHLTLTYLDLADRQATLALVPQFDIVYFLVHGMAQGYDFVDYEISLAENFKAALQQSHVEHVIYLSAIQPQTGNSEHLQARKMTGEILRQSGVAITEVRAGVIIGPGSAAFEIMRDFVYNLPALITPKWVDSKANPIALANLNHYLLELAKNPSDGNVLYEAGGPDTLSYREQFKVICQASQRPYRLYATSLLTPKMASYWLGMVTSVPSSIGSALLAGLEHDFIANSTELEQRFPQKMIGFEEMVKTSIEQEGKFVRSNVWGFDPAALKRWQAGYGYYPKQTGANIETQLSADELWQVIKTLGNRQDPYFFANILWRTREWLDIFFGGSKPLRRMPEGPELKVGDFIDSWKVIRCERNQFLSLLFGMQGPGLGRLEFTINDLGDKRTLNITAWWHPQGFKGLLYWFAMMPAHLFIFKGMVKAIVRKALNKRGGEISDN from the coding sequence ATGAAAAAAGTTTTGGTACTCGGCGCGTCAGGTTACATCGGTTCACAGTTATTGCCTCAGCTCTGCGCTCAAGGTTACGACGTCACAGCCGCTGCGCGGCAAATTGATTATCTGCAAGCGCGCACTCTGCCCCACTCTCATTTGACGCTCACCTATCTCGATCTTGCCGATCGTCAAGCAACCTTAGCACTTGTACCTCAGTTTGATATTGTCTACTTCCTCGTTCACGGTATGGCGCAAGGGTATGATTTTGTTGACTATGAAATATCCTTAGCCGAGAACTTCAAGGCGGCGCTCCAGCAGAGCCATGTCGAGCATGTTATTTATCTTAGTGCTATTCAACCTCAGACGGGCAATTCAGAGCATTTACAAGCGCGTAAGATGACAGGGGAAATCCTGCGCCAAAGTGGCGTAGCCATTACTGAAGTTCGCGCTGGCGTAATTATTGGCCCTGGCTCTGCGGCTTTTGAAATTATGCGCGACTTTGTTTACAACCTACCCGCGTTGATTACCCCCAAATGGGTCGACTCCAAAGCCAACCCAATCGCGCTAGCAAACCTTAATCATTATCTGCTGGAACTTGCCAAAAACCCATCTGACGGCAACGTACTTTATGAAGCTGGCGGCCCGGATACACTCTCATATCGGGAGCAATTTAAAGTCATCTGCCAAGCAAGTCAGCGACCTTATCGGTTATATGCTACGTCGCTCCTCACACCGAAAATGGCGTCATACTGGCTGGGAATGGTGACCTCTGTACCTTCCAGTATTGGCTCTGCTTTACTTGCTGGGCTAGAACATGATTTTATTGCCAACTCAACAGAGCTTGAGCAACGTTTCCCCCAGAAAATGATTGGCTTTGAAGAGATGGTCAAAACCAGTATTGAACAAGAAGGCAAGTTTGTGCGCAGTAACGTTTGGGGATTTGACCCTGCCGCACTCAAGCGGTGGCAAGCCGGCTATGGCTATTACCCCAAACAGACTGGAGCCAACATTGAAACACAATTGTCCGCCGATGAACTTTGGCAGGTCATCAAAACCTTAGGCAATCGTCAAGACCCCTACTTCTTTGCTAACATCCTGTGGCGCACGCGTGAGTGGCTCGATATTTTCTTTGGCGGAAGTAAACCTCTTCGTCGCATGCCGGAAGGACCTGAACTCAAAGTGGGTGATTTTATTGATTCGTGGAAAGTAATTCGCTGCGAGCGCAATCAATTTCTCTCGCTCTTGTTTGGTATGCAAGGGCCCGGATTGGGGAGACTAGAGTTCACTATCAATGATTTGGGTGACAAGCGCACGCTCAATATCACTGCATGGTGGCATCCACAAGGATTCAAAGGGTTACTCTATTGGTTTGCGATGATGCCGGCGCATCTGTTTATTTTTAAAGGCATGGTAAAGGCGATAGTGCGCAAAGCGCTTAATAAACGCGGGGGAGAGATAAGCGATAATTAA
- a CDS encoding VC0807 family protein — MSHTDTKKSNPLFEILFNVFIPSFILMKFSGDEHLGTALALVVALAFPIAYGGMDLIRNKKFNFIAALGFVSVLLTGGIGLLELDTRWLALKEALIPGLIGLAVLASTFTRYPFMQKVILNDTVLNLTLITERLKIHGKQEQFERCLMSSNYLFASTFAFSSAMNYFLATWIVTSPAGTTAFNEELGKLTLYSYPIIAIPSMLMMLGIFYYLWRQIRAMTALETEQIFHTK; from the coding sequence ATGAGCCACACCGATACGAAAAAATCCAATCCACTTTTCGAGATCCTGTTTAACGTCTTTATCCCCTCATTTATTTTGATGAAGTTTAGTGGTGATGAGCATTTAGGCACTGCATTAGCCCTTGTTGTCGCATTAGCGTTCCCCATTGCTTATGGCGGTATGGATTTAATCCGCAACAAAAAATTCAACTTTATCGCAGCGTTAGGTTTTGTCAGTGTATTGCTAACAGGCGGGATAGGTTTGCTTGAGTTAGACACGCGCTGGCTAGCACTTAAAGAAGCGTTAATTCCGGGATTAATAGGCTTAGCCGTTTTAGCCTCTACGTTTACCCGTTACCCTTTTATGCAGAAAGTGATTCTCAACGACACAGTATTAAACCTCACATTGATCACCGAACGACTCAAGATTCATGGTAAACAAGAGCAGTTTGAACGCTGTTTAATGTCATCCAACTATCTCTTTGCCAGCACCTTTGCCTTCTCTTCTGCGATGAACTACTTCCTCGCAACTTGGATTGTGACTAGCCCAGCAGGTACCACAGCATTCAATGAAGAATTGGGCAAACTGACCTTATACAGTTACCCGATTATCGCAATCCCTAGTATGTTGATGATGCTAGGTATCTTCTATTACTTATGGCGCCAAATTCGTGCAATGACAGCGCTTGAAACGGAGCAGATTTTCCATACGAAATAA